The genome window AGCACAGTCTCTTGCAGTACTATCAATGAAGTAAGTGGGTAATGGGTATCATACtatttaaagagagagagagagagagagatgcatgATAAACAGCCACATATTTCgcttgaaccaaaaaaaaaaaaaaaatggaagtaaGTAGGCGTGGTTTGTGTGGACCACATATTTCGGTACCTATTGCCACAAATGTAAAATGCAATACAACACCAGCAAAGCAGAAACACCAAAACTAGTAAAGGCAATGCAACGCCGACACAAATAGAAACAATTAAACAAGTTAAAATTAGAGTAACAAACACAACagtgacaaattttttcaaggCAAACCTCAAACCTGAAGAGAATGGCTGGAACAGAGAATCCGATGCATAACAGAATCaataaatacaaagaaagattaaaagaaaaagcaatTTGTTCGAACgatattgtcaaaaaaaaaaaaaaaaaaagagagaggtcacaaagagaaataatattttcaattttttataatatttttttaatctatgtTAATCTTTTCGGTATAATTTATTACTCCTAAATGAAGGCCTTCTTTCCCCATTTTCCCttctttgacattttttttgttccttgtGCATTGGGTATAATTTGGAGTTTAATTAATACATTTTATAGAATAAttaacctttttgttttttgtttttagttcttTGAATAGATTTTATAGAATtaatctttctattttttttttttaataaaaaactaacctaattggttaaaatttaaaagcctTTCTCAATTTGGGGGTTTTAAGCAGTTGCCTAACTCGTTTAAGGCAGGAGCACCCCCAAAATTAGTTGGGACAAAGTCCTGGACACCTagtaccaattaaaaaaaaaaaaaaaaatttgtctttaTATAAAAGGTACTCTCCTGAAGTTTTCTTTATATAATCTATCATCTGTTCACTTTCAAGGAAGCAAAGCCCTCTCTtcccccccccaaaaaagaaaaaagcagcACCCTCTTGAGTCTTCTTGATGGAACTACGAATTCCTTATTCCTTTCCCTCATGTCTTGCTACATTAAATCACCAAAGAAATGCAACTGCACTAACAAGGAAACATACGAAAAGAGGCAAGCAATGCCTATCAGTATTACCCTCCTTCATTATCGTCTCAGCAAAGTTCAATGAAACACAAGTGAATCAACGACGATCAGCTAATTATCACCCAAGTATTTGGGATCAGAAACTCATTGAGTCCTTTACCACTCCCTACTCAGTAAGTCCACTTTCTATATAACACTATTCCACATTTATTATGACATATATAtgcactaattatttatatttactaTAATGAATATTTGGTTGTGTTGTGTTGCAGTATGAGATCCATGCCACTCGGCTTGAGGGGTTGAAGAAAGACGTTAAAACTTTGTTGACATCCACAAAAGACCAAAGTGTCTTACTGAGGCTTATAGATTCAATGCAGCGGCTAGGAGTGGCTTACCACTTTGAGCAAGAGATAGAAGAGGCTTTGAAATTTCAACGTCCAGATGTTACTAGCGATCTTTACACAGCCGCATTGCATTTTCGGATTCTAAGAGAACGTGGTTTCCCAGTTAGCTCAGGTGATGTTACATACTGTCATTCATGTAACTAGGGGATAAGGAGTGAGGATTTGTTGGGGCCAAAACATGaatatttttgggtaaattataaaaaccCAAGAAAATTGAATGTCAAAGTATTTATCACTAAAGGGCCAATATTTTTtgtactaaaaaaaatcaattagtgttaccaagtagaaaaaagaaaaattgtttctcaaaaaaaaaaaaaagtagaaaaaagaaaaagaaaaaaataaagagataaaatttgaaaataaaaataaaaagcatacaACAATCCTTTAAGTGGATACAGATAGCGTGACATGACTAAAAATTCAAAGTGGCAAATTTCTAAGAGTATTAGTATTAATGGAGCTAAAGAAATTAGTTTTTAGTATCTAAAAAAGCCaccttatttattttaattaacttaCCATTTCACAATTCACCATACATCAATAATCTTATTTTTCGTAACACAACTAAatactattcatttatttattattctctctctctctctctccaacagCCACTAACCAAACCCACAACCCTCTCTCCACTTCTCTGTCTCTCTAtcttctccctctcttcaaCCCACAGCCACCATCACggcaccaccaccacaaaaccaGTGAAGAAGAAACCATCttggaagaacaaaaaaaaaaaaaaaaaacagcaaagaACCACCCATTGCCATCCACCATCATGAACCACCATCACAAACCACCGGATTGACACCCACTGCCAAAACCACCGGAGTgagagaagagaggagagaggagagattGGGGTGAAGGTGAAGATGAGAGGATCGgtcaaagaagagagagagaagtctgaagaaagagaaaagggagagagagaaaatatataataatgaaagaaaGGAACACactgaatattttttttacaactttgtTGCTACAGTAGACTATGAAAGATGATAGTATACTGTAgcaattttgttaaattttttaacaataacaCCATTGATGTAGCTTAGCTTTTGTGgtttgtggtgctaaaaataaaaatttggctTTTTAGCACCTTCAATGCTAACGCTCTAACATTGAATTCTAAACATCAAAGAAGTAAATTGTAATACCAAACACTTATGGTCCAAGTCACCACtttatttttggagaaattaCCATTTTGGGTTCACTTTCAATTTGGTTCTCACTTTTTCCAAGCAATTAATTTGGtcctattatttttaatttgctGTCAAGTTAGGCCTTACCATCTACTCACTAACAGGAAATGCCTATTTGGCCAACAATTTGCATTGTTGGCATgcctaatattaaaatattaaatgagatGTTGACGTGTGCAAATTTTACTAGACACATTAGCGAAAATGGCAAAAACAAATGTCACAtcagattttaaaaatattttcttttctttaccatttttttccatttttttattttttttcttttaattttcttacaattttttttttaaccaaacatAATTtcgcttttatttattttttgaaatttcttggtAACAAAATATAATCTAGTTCAACAATAGTAgattaacacacacacacacatatatatcaaattGTTTCTAACCTTCAATTTGACTTTGAATTACAACGAAACTTATGTTAACAATCAAAAAAGATCAAATTAATTCCacaaattttagccaaaatccccAAGTTCAAACTAATCCCTAAAATCTTCACCTTGAAACCCAAATTCATCACCACCCCAACGCTAACTTTCCAGCACCACCACTaaacccaacaacaacaacaacaactgaTCCAATTAAGCCCTCTAACCCACATCTCCTCATCTCAAGCCCAAGATGCAAGGACCCAACCTTGCATCACTATTGCCTTGTGCAATTGTAGCAACCCCCGAGCCTTTGTAGCCTCCTTTGTTAGTTGTAGAGCCCCTACATGGTTGGTTGGAGCAAGAGTGATTGTGTCAGAGTGGCTATAGTGTCAAAGAAGATCAATTTAATTTACttcttcaaatttatatttcaaatttgagATCACAAACCAAAAATTCGAAATGAAGAAACGCAAATCCAATACTGAAAccctaaaaaccaaaaaagagagagaaaggaaataaaCATGTTGTGGAAATGAAGATAtgagaaatgagagaagaagaTTGAGAGCAAGTTAAACGAGAGAGGAAGATTGAGAACAAGATACCTAATTTATCTGTGTATCTATTAACAATAATAATCGATCTATGGAAAATGTTGTAGAGAGGAAGATACGAGAAATGAGAAACTCTCTTTACCATAATTTctctttcatattttaaattctttttttccttctttaaaattgagaaattgatattttttcatttgaattcTAATGTTGCATTTTTTAAttgtcaaataaaattttttattatgttttttgcCACATAAGTTTTTAGTGTGCCAATAATGCAAATCCTTTGCCACATAAGCATCTTTTTTTGTAAGTGATTGGTAGGTACTGACTTGACAACAAGTTAAAAATACAaatgaccaaattgactgtTTGGAAAAAGTGAGAACCAAATTGAAAGCGTCtccaaaatgtagagaccaaaatggaaattttGCCTAtatgtttttagatttttttttttttttaaaatatcagtTTTGGGTCATAAATTTTGTAATCTAAAGTttgaaatatttatatattaattatacaaatataatttttattttgaaagaaaattctaGGGGGGACTCTTGCTCCCCTTAGACATAATGTGTTTTCTCCCAAAATCTAACCATATATGCAGGGTTCTTAAATTTGGAATCTTAACTAAATCAGTGGGAAGGCATTGTGAATTGGAATGTATGTTaaagaatcattaaaataattataaaaatttatatatttgatacaATCTAACTTCCACACTTTACATCTCTACtaccaatcattttttttaacaagattATATATTTCTAAGCACAAATGCTCAAAAGTCAATTACTATGGTACTCCTATAAAAACACTAGttcctttttatttgatttgaggTTCTCTTTATTAGCCTTGttggctaaaaaaaattgcatgataaGTTAGAAGATAGAAAAGTAAGGTGACAGAAAATGTAGAAATGACAGAAAATATTTCAGTTTTCTCTCATATATGTTTGGCTACTTTGATTGAggatgaaaaaatgaaaagatataaatataatctaaataaatttattgttataCCCTTATCACATCAAGAAGGGATATAAAGATTATAATTAAAATGGgtaaatagtaaatttaatgtcttataaattttttcttccaCTTTTCCTCCTAATTTGGAAGGATGGATTTTGGTGGGTCAAGCTGAAAAAGACCACACAACCTCATTTTTCTACATCCATTTTCCATCTCCCTTTTTCATCTAACCAAACGgacaaaaaatagtaatatagtaggttaaaatatatatatatatatatatatatatatttggagtGATTTGATCAAGAAAACATTTAACATGGAAAgacaaaaatgataaaataaaataaaatcattaaatttatttaaagaaattaaattaaaaattcaagggtatttgttctcttgtttgctgtatttgattttttcaaccaaaaaaaaaaaaaagacaaaaacgaTGAACAAAACAATCCAAGTGCCAAATGCATCACTTTGGGGATCATGAAGAAGGAAAGGTCTTTAATATATTTGTGTATCTTGATTTTGTTTGAAGGGACTTTAAACAATTCGTTTCTGGGTGCATGATGGTGGTAAACAGATGTGTTTGACAAATTCAGAAGCCGAGATGGGAGATTCATAGACAGCTTAAGCAGGGATGTGGAGGGACTTTTGAGTTTGTATGAAGCCTCGCACCTTAGAATGCATGGAGAAAATatattggaagaagccagggATTTTAGTATCAAAAACCTGAATTTATTAATGGAAAAATTGGACAGTAATTCAGCTAAGAAAGTGAAACAGTCACTGGAAATCCCCTTATATTGGAGGATGCCTAGAGTTGAAGCTCGGAACTTTATTGATGTCTATCAAAAGGATAATACAAAGAACTTGACCTTACTTGAGCTGGCTAAGTTGGATTACAATTTAGTGCAATCCGTGTATCAACAAGAACTCAAGGAGTTAGAAAGGTCGGACTTACTTTGCTCCATATATAAATGCTTTAATGGAAACTTGCAATAAGATTAAcatgtttgaaatttgattCATCAGGTGGTGGAGAGACTTGGGTTTTAAAGACAAGCTAACTTTTTCAAGGGACCGAGTGATGGAGAATTATATGTGGGCCGTGGGTATCATTTTTGAGCCCCAGTTCTCCAAGTGCAGGATAGGCCTCACCAAATTTGTATGCATATTACTAGTTATTGATGACATGTATGATGTATATGGATTGCTAGATGAGCTTGAATGCTTCACCGATGCAGTGAAACGGTATCATAGAAACATGATCATCAAGGATACtactttattttatctttttcctaatcatcacattttttttccttttcagaatTTCCCAACTGTCACTTTGATGATAAACATTGCTCCTTttatctgtgtttttttttttcttccttttattatatttttcgcAGATGGGAAATGAAGGCAATGGAGGACCTACCCGAATACATGAAGATTTGCTATGTTGCTATTCTTAACTTTGCTAATGAAATGGCTGGTGATGTAATCAAAGATCATGGCTTGAATATTCTGACCTATCTTATTGAAGAGGTAAGCTAATTCTAcaaggaaaaatattatttaacgTTCTCTCACACTCCTTGGATATGTACACTGTACAAATTATGGGTGAGTTTTAGTACagcttttttgtgttttttgcgtgtttttttttttttttttggtgtgtttttttgttttttttttttttttttcccttttgttttagtttagttatattttatatattttaacttttaattttttgtaaataagctagtttttattttattttatttttttgtctcatATTATACAAACTAGATTCTAATCTCATGCATATAGATGAGTTACatttacaaataaatataactaaatgcgtattaaaattttatcaagtttatatataatgtttgtatatttggaaatataaaattactaataataaaataaatataagtttatttgaaacaaatgaaaaaaaaaaaatcatttaaattgttattcatgaaacaaatttaattttttcaattactataataataataataataatataagaaaaatgaatcaATGAATGTAAATTTATtaaggtttattaattttgattctaCAATTTTCTCACATAGTAACTCATTGAGAATAAATTCAAATCGGATTACACCATCCAATTGTAGTTTGCCACGTCAGATTTTTACAAATAATAGATTAACACTACCACACACAATCAACCCTCTTTTCGAATGCTATCTTCAGAAATCAAATTCTCAAAATCCCAGGCTTCTTCCCTACATGCCACCGATTCAAGAAGCCACTAATGTTGTTGAGCTAGGAATCTTTTGGCGACACTACCAGACTTAAGGAGTCATCTTCTTCCTATAATTTTCTTCCTTTATCAAAACCCATTTCACAAAACCgttcaattttaacaaatcaaCACTTTGTTTTTAGATTTGCTTGAAGCTcctcttttttgggttttttgttttttggatgaATGAAGCACTCTTCAGTTTACGGTTAGTGTAGCTAGAGATGAATTTGTTGAAGTTGTACTTTTTACTACTCTTTGAACAATAAAGATGGAGGGTGTAAATGGGTTTTGTAAGAATATGAAACTACTTACATCAGATTTGTAAAATGAGTAAAGAGAAATTTGTTGAAGATGATACGCTAGCTTCAACagatttcttcaattttgacAACGTTGCTAGAGGCGTTAGAGGTGCCAACAGCCTCTTGACTATGGCATGAATGGCttttatggcctgtttggacgGAGGGGGGAAGGAGGAGGAGTGAagaggagtagagtagagttggctaaaaataagctaattttgtgttaaatctACTCTGCTCTACTTTACTCCCCCTtcctctccctcaatccaaacagaccattaaGGATTTTGGAGGGGAGAGAGAGGTGGGTTTGTGGTGAGTTATTGGGAGAG of Quercus lobata isolate SW786 chromosome 8, ValleyOak3.0 Primary Assembly, whole genome shotgun sequence contains these proteins:
- the LOC115955023 gene encoding probable terpene synthase 9; protein product: MELRIPYSFPSCLATLNHQRNATALTRKHTKRGKQCLSVLPSFIIVSAKFNETQVNQRRSANYHPSIWDQKLIESFTTPYSYEIHATRLEGLKKDVKTLLTSTKDQSVLLRLIDSMQRLGVAYHFEQEIEEALKFQRPDVTSDLYTAALHFRILRERGFPVSSDVFDKFRSRDGRFIDSLSRDVEGLLSLYEASHLRMHGENILEEARDFSIKNLNLLMEKLDSNSAKKVKQSLEIPLYWRMPRVEARNFIDVYQKDNTKNLTLLELAKLDYNLVQSVYQQELKELERWWRDLGFKDKLTFSRDRVMENYMWAVGIIFEPQFSKCRIGLTKFVCILLVIDDMYDVYGLLDELECFTDAVKRWEMKAMEDLPEYMKICYVAILNFANEMAGDVIKDHGLNILTYLIEEWATLCRSHLAEAKWFYGKYVPTVGEYLENACVSVGGPAAMFHAYILLGRTLTKTSIDCFKNGTEIIYWSSLITRLSDDLGTSEAESKRGDVAKSIHCYMVREGITEVQAKQCIKELINYSWKKLNKESAKNSLPRSMVNMSLNMARTAQCIYQHGDGIGTSTGAIKDHLTSLIVKAIPIEETCSMI